In one Bacillus sp. PK3_68 genomic region, the following are encoded:
- the coxB gene encoding cytochrome c oxidase subunit II — translation MKDRLTKWRLLSVFAVLALVLSGCGEPFLSTLKPAGEVAKQQYDLMILSTIIMIGVIVVVTVIFVLAITRFRRKKGDENKIPKQVEGSHLLEIIWTVIPIILLLILAVPTVAATFEQANVKEMDKKPNKDGVRDALVVNVRANLYWWEFEYPDYKVITSQELVVPTDQKVYFNLISSDVKHSFWIPAAGGKMDTNTDNVNKFWLEFDGDKAQEANNLFYGKCAELCGPSHALMDFKVETKSQDDFKNWLSAMQSAKAATPTDTAAAQGQKLFEQNCLSCHATSPDDARPEQARLAPNLATFGERSRVAGILDHNEEELKNWIRNPEKYKPGNKMSGTYKQLNEQELDQLAAYLMSLKVEEQ, via the coding sequence ATGAAAGATAGGCTAACTAAATGGCGTCTTTTATCAGTCTTTGCCGTGTTGGCACTCGTGTTGTCAGGCTGTGGTGAACCATTCCTTTCCACGCTCAAACCTGCCGGAGAAGTGGCTAAACAGCAATATGATCTGATGATTTTAAGCACAATCATCATGATAGGGGTTATTGTTGTAGTTACTGTCATTTTCGTTCTTGCCATTACTCGCTTCCGCCGGAAAAAAGGTGACGAAAACAAAATTCCTAAGCAAGTGGAAGGAAGTCATTTGCTTGAAATCATTTGGACAGTTATTCCTATTATCCTTTTGCTGATCCTTGCTGTGCCGACTGTTGCAGCTACATTTGAACAGGCTAATGTAAAGGAAATGGATAAGAAGCCAAATAAAGACGGAGTGCGTGATGCACTTGTTGTTAACGTACGTGCAAATCTTTACTGGTGGGAGTTTGAATATCCTGACTATAAAGTGATCACGTCTCAGGAACTGGTCGTTCCAACAGATCAAAAGGTATATTTTAATTTGATTTCATCTGATGTAAAGCATTCATTCTGGATTCCTGCTGCGGGAGGAAAAATGGATACGAACACAGATAACGTGAACAAATTTTGGCTGGAATTTGATGGCGATAAAGCGCAAGAAGCCAATAACTTGTTCTATGGAAAATGTGCGGAGCTTTGCGGACCGTCCCATGCTTTGATGGACTTCAAAGTGGAAACAAAATCACAAGATGATTTCAAAAATTGGTTGAGCGCTATGCAATCTGCTAAGGCAGCTACGCCAACTGATACAGCTGCAGCGCAAGGTCAAAAACTCTTTGAACAAAATTGCTTAAGCTGTCACGCAACAAGCCCTGACGACGCACGTCCAGAGCAAGCTAGACTTGCACCGAACTTAGCTACATTCGGTGAGCGTTCACGTGTTGCCGGAATATTGGATCATAACGAAGAAGAGTTGAAAAACTGGATTCGTAATCCTGAAAAGTATAAGCCGGGCAATAAGATGTCAGGTACTTATAAACAATTGAATGAGCAAGAACTTGATCAATTAGCAGCATACTTGATGAGCTTAAAAGTAGAAGAACAATAA
- the ctaD gene encoding cytochrome c oxidase subunit I, producing MSTIAQKRGFASTVWDYLTTVDHKKIAILYLIAGGIFFLMGGIEAMMIRAQLAVPNNDFVSAGLYNELLTMHGTTMIFLAAMPLLLGFMNAVMPLQIGARDVAFPFINALGFWLFFFGGLFLNLSWFLGGAPDAGWTSYASLSLASEGHGIDFYALGLQISGFGTLMGGINFLVTIINMRAPGMTYMRMPLFTWTTFVASALILFAFPPLTASIFMLTFDRMFGANFFNVAAGGNTIIWEHFFWIFGHPEVYILILPAFGIFSEIFSTFSRKRLFGYSSMVFATVLIGFLGFMVWAHHMFTVGLGPVANAIFAVATMAIAVPTGIKIFNWLLTIWGGSIKFTVPMLYAVAFIPSFVAGGVTGIMQAVAPADYQYHDTYFIVAHFHYVIVGGVVFALLAGVHFYWPKMFGTMLSEKIGKFTFVFFFIGFHLTFFIQHFLGLMGMPRRVWTFLPGQGLDTGNLVSSIGAAFMAISVISLLVNVVITSVKNERVGNDPWGDGRTLEWAIPSPPPFYNFKQLPLVRGLDAYWLEKMEGKQTLTPAEPIGDIHMPNGSFTPFVISLGLFIAAFGAMYHVDDKAWAIPVLIGGLVITFGAMIYRSIKDDHGFHIHKEDLIEENDDKGVKA from the coding sequence TTGAGTACCATTGCACAAAAACGAGGTTTCGCAAGTACGGTATGGGACTATTTAACAACAGTCGATCATAAGAAAATTGCGATTCTTTATTTAATCGCGGGTGGAATCTTTTTCCTAATGGGCGGTATAGAGGCAATGATGATACGGGCTCAGCTGGCTGTACCAAATAATGACTTTGTCAGCGCAGGCTTGTACAATGAATTGCTTACTATGCACGGCACAACAATGATTTTCTTAGCAGCGATGCCTTTGCTGCTCGGCTTTATGAATGCTGTTATGCCGCTGCAAATTGGAGCGCGTGACGTAGCATTCCCGTTTATTAATGCACTTGGTTTTTGGCTATTTTTCTTCGGAGGATTATTCTTAAACTTATCATGGTTTCTAGGCGGAGCTCCTGATGCAGGCTGGACTTCATACGCCTCTTTATCACTTGCTTCAGAAGGCCATGGAATTGATTTTTATGCTTTGGGGTTACAGATCTCAGGGTTTGGTACGTTAATGGGGGGGATTAACTTCCTCGTTACGATCATTAACATGCGCGCTCCTGGCATGACTTATATGAGAATGCCATTGTTTACATGGACAACATTTGTTGCTTCTGCATTAATTTTATTCGCGTTTCCTCCACTGACTGCTTCAATCTTTATGTTAACGTTCGACCGTATGTTCGGCGCTAACTTCTTTAACGTAGCAGCAGGGGGTAATACAATTATCTGGGAGCATTTCTTCTGGATCTTCGGACATCCGGAAGTATACATTTTGATTTTACCGGCTTTCGGTATTTTCTCGGAAATTTTTTCAACGTTCTCAAGAAAACGCCTGTTTGGATATTCATCCATGGTATTCGCAACCGTATTAATCGGATTCCTAGGATTCATGGTATGGGCCCACCATATGTTTACAGTGGGACTTGGCCCGGTAGCAAACGCTATTTTCGCAGTTGCGACAATGGCTATTGCGGTACCTACAGGTATTAAGATCTTTAACTGGCTTCTCACCATTTGGGGAGGAAGCATTAAATTTACTGTACCGATGCTTTACGCTGTTGCCTTCATTCCGTCTTTCGTAGCTGGTGGGGTAACAGGAATTATGCAGGCCGTAGCGCCAGCAGATTATCAGTATCATGATACTTACTTTATCGTTGCGCATTTCCACTACGTTATCGTTGGTGGGGTAGTATTTGCTCTGTTAGCTGGAGTACATTTCTATTGGCCAAAAATGTTTGGAACCATGCTAAGTGAAAAAATCGGGAAATTTACGTTTGTCTTTTTCTTTATTGGTTTCCACTTAACATTCTTTATCCAGCACTTCCTTGGTCTAATGGGGATGCCTCGTCGCGTGTGGACGTTCCTTCCGGGTCAAGGACTTGATACTGGAAACCTAGTCAGTTCCATTGGAGCGGCTTTCATGGCAATCTCTGTTATTTCATTGTTAGTGAATGTAGTAATCACTTCTGTCAAAAATGAAAGAGTGGGCAATGATCCATGGGGAGATGGCCGTACGTTAGAATGGGCAATCCCTTCACCGCCTCCATTCTATAACTTTAAGCAATTGCCACTCGTACGTGGTCTGGATGCTTATTGGCTAGAGAAGATGGAAGGCAAACAAACGTTAACACCGGCTGAGCCAATTGGTGATATCCATATGCCAAACGGTTCATTTACACCGTTTGTGATCTCTCTTGGCTTATTCATTGCTGCTTTTGGAGCTATGTACCATGTAGATGATAAAGCATGGGCAATTCCAGTATTAATTGGTGGATTAGTGATCACTTTTGGTGCGATGATCTATCGTTCAATTAAAGACGATCATGGCTTCCATATTCATAAAGAAGATTTAATTGAGGAAAATGATGATAAGGGGGTTAAGGCGTAA
- a CDS encoding cytochrome (ubi)quinol oxidase subunit III, with product MQAEEKYTPQTWPESPEKATLEGKNKFLGFWLFLGGETVLFASLFATYIALKDKVPSPDHMLAKDLFELPLVFVMTMLLLTSSLTSVYAMYHMKNYSFKKMQLWLLITVILGLGFLGCELYEFHHYYTEYNHTFTSSAFGSAFYTLTGFHGAHVIFGLVWITLLMVRNAGRGLNLYNAPKFYLASLYWHFIDVVWVFIFTVVYLMGMVG from the coding sequence ATGCAAGCTGAAGAAAAATACACACCCCAAACATGGCCTGAATCACCTGAAAAAGCAACCCTTGAAGGCAAAAACAAATTTTTAGGTTTCTGGTTATTCCTAGGCGGAGAGACGGTATTGTTTGCCTCTCTCTTCGCTACCTACATTGCATTGAAAGATAAGGTACCGAGCCCAGATCATATGCTGGCAAAAGATTTATTTGAACTGCCGTTGGTATTCGTCATGACAATGCTCTTGTTAACAAGCTCATTAACAAGCGTATATGCCATGTACCATATGAAAAACTACAGCTTTAAGAAAATGCAGCTTTGGCTGTTAATTACGGTTATTCTTGGCCTTGGTTTCCTAGGCTGTGAACTTTACGAGTTCCATCATTACTATACTGAATACAACCATACGTTTACTAGCAGTGCATTTGGCTCCGCTTTTTATACGTTAACTGGTTTCCATGGTGCCCACGTTATCTTTGGATTAGTGTGGATCACTTTGTTAATGGTTCGGAATGCAGGCCGTGGATTGAATCTTTACAATGCGCCTAAATTTTACTTGGCAAGCCTTTATTGGCACTTTATCGACGTTGTATGGGTATTTATCTTTACGGTAGTATACTTAATGGGAATGGTGGGATAA
- the ctaF gene encoding cytochrome c oxidase subunit IVB, protein MVNNQSNSNNPRLSYDYRRKKNAEGMRIQVATFTLMIFFTVVSFVAVGADFSKWFVIPFILLLAVVQVGFQLYYFMHMSEKGHEAPSLFMWSGVTVAFLTILAFMTIIWW, encoded by the coding sequence ATGGTAAATAATCAATCGAATTCAAACAACCCAAGACTCAGTTATGATTACCGCCGCAAAAAGAATGCAGAAGGTATGAGAATTCAGGTAGCAACATTTACCTTAATGATCTTTTTCACTGTTGTTTCTTTTGTAGCAGTAGGAGCAGATTTCTCTAAATGGTTTGTCATTCCATTTATTCTACTCTTGGCAGTAGTACAAGTGGGCTTCCAGCTTTATTATTTCATGCATATGAGTGAGAAGGGCCATGAAGCACCATCCCTGTTTATGTGGTCAGGTGTTACAGTTGCCTTCTTGACCATATTAGCTTTTATGACAATCATTTGGTGGTAA
- the ctaG gene encoding cytochrome c oxidase assembly factor CtaG — translation MPISIFGSQALWSPYFLVLLILLTVLYFLGTMKWRSKFEGKEPLMKHQAALFVTAMVVLYAVKGSPIDLLGHIMFTYHMIQMAVLYLVVVPLFLRGVPWWVWKKIIDHRMVKPVFNFFTKPLIALILFNGLFSIYHLPIVFDYIKMSMLLHSLYTIGLFVFALFMWWPLVNDMPEGRKLSGLKKVGYIFADGILLTPACGLIIFASAPVYATYSDAGAWLQAMELCVPTSTLQGLSLSGPELFSSMPVMEDQQLGGVIMKIIQEIVYGCMLAFVFFEWVRKEKEETEEMSASALMNHQADYTK, via the coding sequence ATGCCGATTAGTATCTTTGGATCTCAAGCGCTATGGAGTCCTTATTTTCTCGTGCTGTTAATATTGCTAACCGTCCTTTACTTCTTAGGAACAATGAAATGGAGAAGTAAGTTCGAAGGCAAGGAGCCGTTGATGAAACATCAGGCCGCTTTATTTGTGACAGCCATGGTAGTGTTGTATGCAGTGAAGGGTTCGCCAATTGATCTGTTAGGTCATATTATGTTTACGTATCATATGATTCAGATGGCCGTTCTTTATTTGGTGGTTGTTCCTCTATTTTTAAGAGGTGTTCCTTGGTGGGTATGGAAAAAAATAATTGATCATCGTATGGTCAAGCCCGTCTTTAACTTTTTCACAAAGCCGCTGATCGCTTTAATTTTGTTTAACGGTCTATTTTCAATTTATCATTTGCCAATCGTTTTTGATTATATTAAGATGAGCATGCTTCTCCATAGTTTGTACACGATTGGATTGTTTGTTTTTGCTCTCTTTATGTGGTGGCCATTAGTAAATGACATGCCAGAAGGTAGAAAATTGAGCGGTCTTAAGAAAGTGGGCTATATTTTCGCTGATGGGATTCTATTGACACCTGCATGCGGGCTGATTATATTTGCTTCTGCTCCAGTATACGCTACTTACAGCGATGCAGGTGCTTGGCTTCAAGCAATGGAGCTTTGTGTCCCAACTTCTACTCTGCAAGGATTGAGCCTAAGTGGCCCTGAGCTTTTCTCGAGTATGCCTGTGATGGAAGACCAACAGCTTGGTGGAGTCATCATGAAAATCATTCAAGAGATTGTGTACGGCTGTATGCTTGCCTTCGTATTTTTTGAGTGGGTTCGCAAGGAGAAAGAAGAAACTGAGGAAATGAGTGCTTCTGCTTTGATGAATCATCAGGCAGATTACACAAAATAA
- a CDS encoding DUF420 domain-containing protein, translating to MSLPILPTISTTFIVLSAITVAIGWAQIKQRKIEQHKKTMLLAAVFAIVFFVIYASRTVFIGNTAFGGPEDIKIYYTIFLIFHITLATVGAVLGIITIILGLKNNLEKHRKLGPITSIIWFFTAITGVAVYLLLYVFYKGGETTSVIKAILGF from the coding sequence ATGTCACTACCTATTTTGCCCACAATTAGCACAACCTTTATCGTGTTAAGCGCAATTACCGTTGCCATTGGATGGGCGCAAATAAAACAAAGAAAAATCGAGCAGCATAAAAAAACAATGCTTTTGGCCGCTGTTTTCGCTATTGTTTTTTTTGTTATTTATGCTAGCCGAACGGTTTTTATCGGCAACACAGCTTTTGGCGGTCCGGAAGATATTAAGATTTACTACACCATCTTTTTAATTTTTCATATCACATTAGCCACTGTGGGAGCTGTCTTAGGAATTATCACTATTATTTTAGGGCTGAAAAATAATCTAGAAAAACATAGAAAACTTGGACCAATTACGAGCATTATTTGGTTTTTTACAGCTATAACTGGCGTAGCCGTTTATTTGCTGCTGTATGTATTTTATAAAGGTGGAGAAACAACTTCAGTTATTAAAGCTATTCTTGGGTTTTAA
- a CDS encoding YugN family protein — translation MKFENTGLENLRIDFDRLNYICRSHKLVLAGQWDYERVTFDRRFDLKEGTYYLRVFGYAVEGDVGSSDATIQLMSPVLGKYYYPHGVEYGEDENFPASLVETCEKILSDLKNEVEQFTF, via the coding sequence ATGAAATTTGAAAATACGGGTTTAGAGAATTTACGGATTGATTTTGATCGATTGAACTATATCTGTCGGTCACACAAACTAGTTCTTGCAGGACAATGGGATTACGAACGGGTTACGTTCGACCGCAGGTTTGATCTTAAAGAAGGTACATACTATCTACGTGTTTTTGGATATGCTGTTGAAGGTGATGTTGGTTCCTCGGATGCAACTATCCAATTAATGTCTCCTGTACTTGGTAAATATTATTATCCACACGGTGTAGAATACGGAGAAGATGAAAACTTCCCAGCATCTCTAGTGGAAACATGTGAAAAAATTCTAAGTGATCTTAAAAACGAAGTGGAACAGTTCACTTTTTAA
- a CDS encoding CAP domain-containing protein: MSIILIGGIYFNQAREENEVLHNSATTNPAKHDMNMQKELEDRNKPVRAVEKPASGAGFYIGKESALLRKAMGEPIRKDPSAYGYEWWIYNSNHQYVQFGVENNQVVTAYAAGDTDVSPFKMDQPAKDLFQMYDLRMDIVVENNSGTYRFELSEEDYNMRPMVKVGDIYAQLYMDKFSGTLSSVRYLTRDYLIKQRPYEMVYRGELPADPELSDSAWQQIENGSEKQIFDLTNIIREKHNLNGLSWDEETAKVAKQHSKEMYDKQYFAHESPSSGDLGDRLKEAKIDYELAGENIAANYTDGPSAVEGWLNSKGHREALLQKEFTSLGVGVYQKYYTQNFIAK; this comes from the coding sequence ATGTCTATCATTTTAATAGGCGGAATTTATTTTAACCAGGCGAGAGAAGAAAATGAAGTCCTGCACAATTCCGCTACAACCAATCCTGCAAAACATGACATGAATATGCAAAAGGAATTGGAAGATAGAAATAAGCCAGTCCGAGCGGTGGAAAAGCCAGCATCCGGCGCTGGATTTTATATTGGGAAAGAGTCGGCGTTATTAAGAAAAGCCATGGGAGAACCTATTCGCAAAGATCCTTCCGCCTACGGGTATGAATGGTGGATTTATAATAGCAATCATCAATATGTACAATTTGGTGTGGAGAATAATCAAGTAGTCACAGCCTATGCCGCTGGCGACACGGACGTTTCTCCATTTAAAATGGATCAGCCTGCCAAAGATCTTTTTCAAATGTATGACCTTCGCATGGATATAGTGGTTGAGAATAATTCTGGTACCTATCGTTTTGAGTTGTCAGAAGAAGATTATAATATGAGACCAATGGTTAAGGTTGGAGATATATATGCCCAGTTGTATATGGATAAATTCTCTGGTACGTTGTCTAGCGTGCGTTACTTAACGAGGGATTACTTAATTAAACAAAGGCCCTATGAGATGGTGTATAGAGGAGAATTGCCAGCCGATCCGGAGCTCTCTGACTCTGCATGGCAGCAGATTGAAAACGGGAGTGAAAAGCAAATATTTGATCTTACCAATATTATTAGAGAGAAGCATAACTTAAATGGATTGTCATGGGATGAAGAAACAGCTAAAGTAGCAAAACAGCATAGTAAAGAAATGTATGATAAACAATATTTTGCTCATGAATCTCCTTCCTCAGGAGATCTGGGGGATCGGCTGAAAGAAGCTAAGATTGACTATGAGCTCGCTGGCGAAAATATAGCAGCGAATTATACAGATGGACCGTCTGCTGTAGAAGGGTGGCTAAATTCCAAAGGGCATCGAGAAGCTTTACTACAAAAAGAATTTACTTCTCTAGGCGTAGGTGTTTACCAGAAATATTATACTCAAAATTTTATTGCCAAATAA
- a CDS encoding PaaI family thioesterase, translating into MKEKIYSLIEQSLEQATEKDLEVLEQLLKGYLEKREGNGTYIGRLFQLEREIEENECVVRMPITDLSNNSLNIVHGGVTATVLDSAMGSAAYTATPEGYATVTSNLNIHYIAPGTGDELTVKARVLHKGSKTIVVEGEALRADGKKVAHATGTFFLLKKK; encoded by the coding sequence ATGAAAGAAAAAATCTACTCGTTGATTGAACAAAGTCTGGAACAAGCAACCGAAAAAGATCTAGAGGTATTGGAGCAATTGCTGAAAGGCTATTTGGAGAAAAGAGAAGGAAACGGTACTTACATAGGAAGACTGTTTCAATTAGAGAGAGAAATCGAGGAGAATGAATGTGTCGTCCGGATGCCGATTACTGACTTGTCGAATAATTCTCTCAATATTGTTCATGGAGGTGTGACGGCTACGGTATTAGATTCAGCTATGGGTTCAGCTGCCTACACCGCCACTCCTGAAGGCTATGCAACCGTTACGTCTAACTTAAATATTCATTACATCGCTCCCGGAACAGGCGATGAACTTACTGTAAAAGCTCGCGTGCTGCACAAAGGCTCAAAAACAATCGTTGTAGAGGGAGAAGCTTTGAGAGCAGATGGAAAAAAAGTAGCCCATGCAACGGGTACCTTTTTCCTCTTAAAGAAAAAATAA
- the ylbD gene encoding spore coat protein YlbD — protein sequence MLHPRVKEFKEFMEERPDLRRMVRKRSLTLQELFEEWHLSGTVTFKEEEDSRNKSETNFQSADWTVKLAKVLSLFEGMKWSNILSDVQGMLEMAQIYLADLAEQQKEKK from the coding sequence TTGTTACATCCACGAGTAAAGGAGTTCAAAGAGTTTATGGAGGAGAGGCCAGATTTAAGGCGGATGGTGCGGAAGCGGAGCCTTACATTACAGGAGCTTTTTGAGGAGTGGCATTTATCAGGAACTGTCACCTTCAAGGAAGAAGAGGACAGTCGCAATAAATCGGAAACAAATTTTCAGTCAGCGGACTGGACAGTTAAATTAGCAAAAGTGCTGTCATTATTTGAAGGGATGAAATGGAGCAATATTTTATCCGACGTACAAGGAATGTTAGAGATGGCACAAATTTATTTAGCTGATTTAGCAGAACAGCAGAAAGAGAAAAAATAA
- a CDS encoding YlbE-like family protein codes for MRQEIMEKIRTNKEWRNYLRKEPSWYRLLSRNPYQIEEFERASLQFYKKTFPDRLGRLNDGIQMASALMYMMQSQFFQPAPQAAPQPEEASETAAQPEEAAEQTGEMSGNEQ; via the coding sequence ATGAGACAGGAGATTATGGAAAAAATAAGAACAAATAAAGAATGGCGCAATTATTTACGAAAAGAACCGTCCTGGTACCGGTTGTTAAGTCGCAACCCTTATCAAATAGAGGAATTTGAAAGGGCTAGTCTACAATTTTACAAAAAGACCTTCCCTGATCGGTTAGGCCGTTTAAACGATGGAATACAGATGGCTTCGGCTTTAATGTATATGATGCAATCGCAATTCTTTCAACCTGCACCTCAAGCAGCCCCCCAACCTGAAGAAGCGTCCGAGACAGCGGCGCAGCCAGAAGAAGCGGCGGAACAGACGGGAGAAATGAGCGGAAACGAGCAATAA
- a CDS encoding YlbF family regulator, producing the protein MLTATIEKIKTVEQAEELAHMILKSEVAQHYQSCYFLLYTNPVTKEKINRFSRLKDQYEEVQRFGRYHPDYSRVMKEVREAKREMDLDENVAAFRVAENELQALLDEISVVIGRAVSEGIKVPTGNPFFSSGSSCGGGCGSGSSCGCSA; encoded by the coding sequence ATGCTTACAGCTACAATTGAAAAGATTAAAACTGTAGAACAAGCTGAGGAGCTTGCACATATGATTCTTAAATCGGAGGTAGCTCAACATTATCAGTCATGCTACTTTCTTTTATATACAAACCCTGTCACAAAAGAAAAAATCAATCGGTTTAGCCGGCTGAAAGATCAATATGAAGAAGTACAACGATTTGGACGTTATCATCCGGATTATAGCAGGGTCATGAAAGAAGTGAGGGAAGCAAAGAGAGAAATGGATTTAGATGAAAATGTCGCTGCTTTTCGGGTGGCTGAAAATGAATTACAAGCCTTGCTTGATGAAATTAGCGTCGTAATTGGCCGGGCTGTATCAGAAGGAATTAAAGTTCCAACAGGCAATCCATTTTTCTCATCGGGCTCTAGTTGTGGTGGCGGCTGTGGTTCTGGCTCAAGCTGCGGCTGCTCCGCTTAA